In one window of Fulvia fulva chromosome 5, complete sequence DNA:
- a CDS encoding putative phospholipid-transporting ATPase, producing MAGRPQHTNRQDDLLGLDDDEGPIYNSGHPPPVSDDRILHDYDIAHSSSAGRISTSHDDFVGSQAQNTSLPGGPGYSNLQHGLQRPPALGETGRNHSHTSGLGNYQRYSDIDDDGYSTQGGYYAAGGGIDEDNMPEVPMQHGSSKHRNRNSIMSLGGGIMGRVKNTLGMQPDYSEMDLPLTEQRGHRDLGSGGVDTLNDATDAPAARKTPGSKFKFGLPGRNKVDPATLGPRIIHLNNPPANAQNKYVDNHVSTTKYNIATFVPKFLFEQFSKYANLFFLFTAILQQIPNISPTNRYTTIVPLGIVLLVSAGKEIVEDNRRRSQDGQLNRSKARALRGTTFQDVKWIDIKVGDIVRVESEEPFPADIVLLASSEPEALCYIETANLDGETNLKIKQGIPETADLVSAAELARVGCRIRSEQPNSSLYTYEATLTMQAGGGEKELPLQPDQLLLRGATLRNTPWIHGVVVFTGHETKLMRNATATPIKRTNVERKVNTQILMLGGVLVILSVISSVGDIVVRQTIGKNLWFLQYSSVNPAQQFFSDIFTYWILYSNLVPISLFVTVEIIKYYQAFLISSDLDIYYPETDTPANCRTSSLVEELGQVEYIFSDKTGTLTCNMMEFRQCSIGGIQYADDVPEDRRVVEGDDSGSGIYDFRGLERHRRDGQNTDTIHHFLSLLSTCHTVIPEVKAEKPGEIKYQAASPDEGALVDGAVQLGYKFVARKPKLVTIEVGGQEYDYELLAVCEFNSTRKRMSCIYRCPDGKIRCYTKGADTVILERLAIRDEMVERTLLHLEEYAAEGLRTLCLAVREIPDSEFREWWDVFNTAQTTVSGNRADELDKAAEIIEHDLTLLGATAIEDKLQDGVPDTIHTLQTAGIKVWVLTGDRQETAINIGMSCKLISEDMTLLIINEENAADTRANIQKKLDAINSQRAGGIEMETLALVIDGKSLTYALEKDLERLFLDLAVMCKAVICCRVSPLQKALVVKLVKRHMKSILLAIGDGANDVSMIQAAHIGIGISGVEGLQAARSADVSIAQFRFLRKLLLVHGAWSYQRISKVILYFYYKNTALFITQFWYSFQNAFSGQVIYESWTLSFFNVIFTAMPPFVLGIFDQFVNARLLDRYPQLYQMSQKGIFFRTHNFWSWVGNGFFHSLILYFVSEAIYWRDGVLSDGKIAGHWVWGTSLYTAGLVTVLLKAALITNIWTKYTVLAIPGSLAVWFIFLPVYATVAPKLGFSTEYINTLPVILTDAKFWLMGVVILPMLCLLRDFAWKYAKRMYYPQAYHHVQEIQKYNIQDYRPRMEQFQKAIRKVRQVQRMRKQRGYAFSQTDESQARVLQAYDTTRERGRYGEMASSRR from the exons ATGGCAGGCAGACCGCAGCATACGAACCGCCAGGACGATCTACTAGGCTTGGACGACGATGAAGGCCCCATATACAACTCCGGACACCCTCCGCCCGTCTCAGACGATCGCATCCTCCACGACTACGACATTGCACATTCGAGCAGCGCAGGCCGCATAAGCACTTCGCACGACGACTTTGTCGGCTCACAGGCTCAGAACACTTCCCTGCCCGGTGGACCGGGATACTCAAATCTTCAACATGGCCTCCAACGGCCTCCTGCGCTTGGAGAGACAGGGCGCAACCATTCCCACACTTCCGGACTGGGCAACTACCAGCGCTATTCCGACATTGACGATGACGGCTACTCAACACAGGGAGGCTACTATGCTGCAGGCGGCGGAATAGACGAGGATAACATGCCCGAGGTACCCATGCAGCATGGAAGCAGCAAGCACAGAAATCGCAACAGCATCATGAGCTTAGGAGGCGGCATAATGGGAAGGGTAAAGAACACGCTGGGCATGCAGCCGGACTACAGTGAGATGGACTTGCCCCTGACAGAACAACGAGGACATCGAGATCTGGGCAGCGGCGGCGTGGACACCCTGAACGATGCGACAGATGCCCCCGCGGCCAGGAAGACGCCCGGGTCGAAGTTCAAGTTTGGCCTGCCTGGGCGAAACAAGGTGGATCCTGCGACCTTGGGGCCGCGCATCATACACCTAAACAATCCACCAGCGAATGCGCAGAACAAATACGTGGACAACCACGTTTCGACGACCAAGTACAACATTGCGACTTTCGTGCCCAAGTTCTTGTTCGAGCAGTTCAGCAAATATGCCAACTTGTTCTTCTTGTTTACTGCCATCCTACAACAGATCCCGAACATCAGTCCAACGAACCGATATACCACGATTGTACCGTTAGGTATTGTGCTCCTGGTATCAGCAGGTAAAGAGATTGTCGAAGACAACAGGCGAAGGTCGCAGGACGGTCAGCTGAACAGGAGTAAAGCGCGAGCGTTGCGAGGCACCACGTTTCAAGACGTCAAGTGGATCGATATCAAAGTTGGCGACATTGTGCGCGTGGAGTCCGAGGAGCCCTTTCCCGCGGACATTGTCCTACTGGCATCATCCGAGCCTGAAGCTCTGTGCTACATCGAAACTGCGAACCTGGACGGAGAGACCAATTTGAAGATCAAGCAAGGTATTCCAGAGACTGCAGATCTGGTATCTGCTGCTGAGCTGGCGCGAGTTGGGTGCCGCATACGAAGTGAACAGCCCAACAGCAGTTTGTACACTTACGAAGCCACACTCACCATGCAAGCTGGTGGAGGAGAGAAGGAGCTGCCGCTGCAACCCGATCAGCTTCTACTTCGAGGCGCAACATTACGAAACACACCGTGGATTCATGGAGTTGTTGTCTTCACCGGGCACGAGACGAAGCTTATGCGCAACGCCACTGCCACGCCTATCAAGCGGACAAACGTTGAGCGCAAAGTCAACACCCAGATCCTCATGCTTGGTGGAGTCCTGGTCATTCTCTCTGTCATCTCCTCTGTCGGAGACATTGTGGTGAGACAAACTATTGGCAAGAATCTCTGGTTTCTGCAGTattcgtctgtcaacccaGCCCAGCAGTTCTTCAGCGACATCTTCACATACTGGATTCTGTACTCCAACTTGGTGCCTATTTCACTGTTCGTGACAGTGGAAATCATCAAGTACTATCAAGCTTTCTTGATCAGCAGCGACCTCGACATCTACTACCCAGAAACAGACACGCCAGCGAATTGCCGAACGAGCTCATTGGTCGAAGAGCTGGGTCAAGTCGAATACATCTTCTCCGATAAGACTGGCACCCTGACCTGTAATATGATGGAGTTCAGGCAGTGCAGTATCGGTGGTATCCAGTACGCAGACGATGTACCAGAAGATCGTAGAGTTGTCGAAGGCGACGACAGTGGCAGTGGCATCTATGACTTCAGGGGCCTCGAGAGGCACAGAAGGGATGGACAGAACACGGATACGATACACCACTTCTTGAGCTTACTGTCAACATGTCACACCGTCATCCCAGAAGTGAAAGCGGAGAAGCCTGGCGAAATCAAGTACCAAGCAGCATCGCCCGATGAAGGTGCTCTGGTGGATGGTGCTGTGCAGCTCGGCTACAAGTTCGTTGCTCGCAAGCCGAAGCTGGTCACCATTGAGGTTGGTGGTCAAGAGTACGACTACGAGTTGTTGGCAGTCTGTGAGTTCAACTCGACCAGAAAGCGAATGAGTTGTATCTACCGTTGTCCCGATGGCAAAATACGGTGCTATACAAAGGGCGCCGATACCGTCATTCTCGAACGACTGGCTATACGCGATGAGATGGTCGAAAGGACACTTCTACATCTGGAAGAGTATGCTGCTGAAGGTCTGCGAACACTGTGTTTGGCCGTGCGTGAGATCCCAGATTCAGAGTTCCGTGAATGGTGGGATGTGTTCAACACTGCGCAGACGACGGTGAGCGGTAACCGCGCAGACGAGCTCGACAAAGCTGCCGAGATCATTGAGCATGATTTGACCCTACTTGGAGCCACTGCTATCGAAGACAAGCTGCAAGACGGTGTGCCAGACACGATTCATACCCTGCAAACTGCTGGCATCAAAGTATGGGTCCTGACGGGAGACAGACAAGAGACTGCTATCAACATCGGAATGTCTTGCAAGCTCATCAGCGAAGACATGACTCTACTCATCATCAACGAGGAGAACGCCGCGGACACTCGAGCGAACATCCAGAAGAAGCTTGATGCTATCAACTCGCAGCGTGCCGGTGGCATCGAAATGGAGACCCTGGCACTTGTGATAGATGGCAAGAGCTTGACATATGCTCTCGAGAAGGATCTGGAAAGACTCTTCTTGGACCTCGCAGTGATGTGCAAGGCAGTTATCTGCTGTCGTGTATCGCCACTGCAGAAGGCTCTGGTCGTCAAACTCGTCAAACGCCACATGAAGAGCATCCTTCTGGCGATCGGTGATGGAGCCAACGACGTGTCCATGATTCAAGCAGCTCACATCGGCATCGGTATTTCCGGCGTGGAAGGTCTTCAAGCAGCTCGATCCGCCGACGTCTCCATCGCACAATTTCGCTTCCTCCGCAAACTCCTCCTCGTCCACGGCGCCTGGTCCTACCAACGCATCAGCAAAGTCATCCTGTACTTCTACTACAAGAACACCGCACTCTTCATCACGCAATTCTGGTACTCCTTCCAAAATGCCTTCTCCGGACAAGTCATCTACGAATCATGGACCCTATCCTTCTTCAACGTCATCTTCACGGCCATGCCACCTTTCGTGCTGGGCATCTTCGACCAGTTCGTGAACGCCCGCCTCCTAGATCGCTACCCACAACTCTACCAAATGAGTCAAAAAGGAATCTTCTTCCGCACCCACAACTTCTGGTCCTGGGTCGGAAATGGTTTCTTCCACTCCCTCATCCTCTACTTCGTCAGCGAAGCAATCTACTGGCGCGACGGCGTCCTCTCTGATGGCAAGATTGCTGGCCATTGGGTTTGGGGTACATCCCTCTACACTGCCGGCCTCGTCACTGTCCTCCTGAAAGCCGCACTCATCACAAACATCTGGACGAAGTACACCGTCCTCGCCATCCCCGGAAGTCTGGCAGTTTGGTTCATCTTCCTGCCCGTCTACGCTACTGTCGCGCCGAAGTTGGGATTCTCGACAGAGTATATCAATACCCTCCCCGTCATCCTCACGGACGCGAAATTCTGGCTCATGGGTGTCGTCATCCTCCCAATGCTTTGCCTGCTACGTGACTTCGCGTGGAAGTATGCGAAACGCATGTATTACCCGCAGGCGTACCATCACGTTCAGGAGATTCAAAAGTATAATATTCAGGACTATAGGcctag AATGGAACAGTTCCAAAAGGCTATCCGCAAAGTCAGACAAGTCCAGCGCATGCGGAAGCAAAGAGGATATGCGTTCTCGCAGACGGATGAGAGTCAAGCAAGAGTGCTGCAGGCTTATGATACGACGAGGGAGAGAGGGAGGTATGGCGAGATGGCGAGTTCGAGGCGGTAG
- a CDS encoding SVP1-like protein 2, giving the protein MNTRQAIQPLVNANVLSVSYSPSRKRFCTALNDGLRVFRTDNCLTTTHLPFECGIAVAEALDDRYYAFVCSHKGTIGGPGILVFWDTITDSEVTRFDFHEPVLGLRLSSRWLAVVLEERTIVFQYQKIHPQAPPTPPADDSDSQDTDVGLQEVILDAPNAVHSLHRTAANPFAVASLANDLLALPAQSVGQVQLISLKSGGGSTKRVVRAHNSSLRCLALSSDASLLATASEQGTLIRVYSTKTLDQIAEHRRGMDHAIIQCLAFSPGNKFVASTSDKGTLHVFDLRPTDSSEIAPAPRDQRQHRKSQSYATHRLSGTNFDSDSLSGVSAGRSSPSRSTAIAGGAGTAYQGSVQEYYGLRPPPPSATPPARDVAVSAIAALKASPFAPRVFKDQRSVASAPFYTGEDPPHWQGGPAYSWTVTPNGGKKRVKNAVLPLPNDPTGRPPKGIMAFAPGEKGVSDDDGAVIYVVGGGSDARWEMFSLVPAVGSDGVGVGGWVLVNRGFRKYLTRQFAE; this is encoded by the coding sequence ATGAACACACGGCAAGCTATACAGCCTCTGGTAAATGCCAACGTTCTATCTGTATCGTACTCACCCTCGAGAAAGCGCTTCTGCACTGCCTTGAATGATGGCTTGAGAGTATTCCGTACTGACAACTGCCTAACAACAACGCACCTCCCCTTCGAATGTGGCATCGCCGTCGCCGAAGCACTGGATGATCGGTACTACGCTTTTGTGTGCAGTCACAAGGGTACTATCGGCGGGCCTGGTATCCTCGTCTTCTGGGATACCATCACAGACAGCGAAGTCACACGCTTCGATTTCCACGAACCTGTGCTCGGTCTGCGACTATCATCAAGATGGTTGGCAGTCGTGCTTGAAGAGCGCACAATTGTGTTCCAATACCAGAAGATCCATCCGCAAGCTCCTCCAACACCCCCCGCCGATGACTCGGATTCCCAGGATACCGACGTAGGTTTGCAAGAAGTCATCCTCGATGCACCGAATGCAGTGCATTCCCTCCACAGGACCGCTGCGAATCCTTTCGCTGTGGCGAGCTTGGCTAACGACCTACTGGCACTACCCGCGCAGAGCGTAGGACAAGTACAGCTAATATCGCTCAAGTCTGGTGGCGGCAGCACGAAACGAGTCGTACGAGCACATAACTCGTCTCTACGCTGCTTAGCGCTATCCAGTGACGCCTCTTTACTGGCGACCGCCAGCGAACAAGGCACCCTCATCCGTGTGTACAGCACCAAAACACTCGACCAAATCGCAGAACACAGACGCGGCATGGATCACGCAATCATACAATGCCTAGCATTCAGCCCTGGAAACAAATTCGTAGCCTCAACCAGCGACAAAGGCACACTCCACGTCTTCGACCTCCGACCTACAGATTCCAGCGAGATAGCCCCTGCTCCTCGAGACCAACGACAACACCGCAAATCACAGTCCTACGCAACCCATCGCCTCTCGGGCACAAACTTCGACTCCGACTCCCTCTCCGGCGTCTCCGCCGGCCGCTCCTCCCCATCCCGCTCCACAGCCATCGCAGGCGGCGCAGGCACAGCCTACCAAGGCAGCGTTCAAGAATACTATGGCCTCCGCCCTCCACCCCCATCCGCCACACCACCCGCACGAGACGTCGCAGTCTCCGCCATCGCCGCACTAAAAGCTAGTCCTTTCGCCCCCCGAGTCTTCAAAGATCAACGTAGCGTAGCATCCGCACCATTCTACACTGGTGAAGATCCACCGCATTGGCAAGGCGGACCGGCGTATAGCTGGACTGTGACGCCGAATGGGGGGAAGAAGAGAGTCAAGAATGCTGTGCTGCCGTTACCGAACGATCCGACTGGCCGGCCGCCGAAGGGGATCATGGCGTTTGCGCCGGGGGAGAAAGGGGTGAGTGATGATGATGGAGCGGTTATTTATGTGGTCGGTGGAGGGAGCGATGCGAGGTGGGAGATGTTCTCGCTGGTGCCTGCTGTGGGGAGTGATGGGGTTGGGGTGGGGGGTTGGGTTTTGGTTAATAGAGGGTTCAGGAAGTATCTTACAAGGCAGTTTGCGGAGTGA